A genomic window from Bdellovibrio sp. SKB1291214 includes:
- a CDS encoding glycosyltransferase — protein sequence MIALIVPCYNEEKRLHMEAFTAARNLGIDFFFVDDGSKDKTAEMVAQAAQKHPFIHLVRLEKNNGKAEAVRRGMVEVQKKTHIDENSWIGFWDADLATPLTEIPKMLEYAKLYAKVDSIWCSRVYRLGADVKRSALRHYLGRGFATLVGELLHIKSYDSQCGAKLFKPATIQNAFGEKFIGKWVFDVEILLRLKNFEVIEYPVTEWHDVPGSKVKIHREIFRVFWEILKIRKKYIKN from the coding sequence ATGATCGCACTTATCGTACCTTGTTATAACGAAGAAAAACGTCTGCATATGGAGGCATTTACCGCCGCCAGAAATTTAGGCATCGATTTTTTCTTCGTGGACGATGGTTCGAAAGATAAAACTGCAGAAATGGTCGCTCAAGCAGCCCAAAAACACCCATTTATTCACTTGGTCCGTCTTGAAAAAAACAACGGTAAGGCGGAAGCCGTGCGTAGGGGCATGGTCGAAGTTCAAAAGAAAACACATATCGATGAAAACTCTTGGATCGGCTTCTGGGACGCCGACCTAGCAACCCCCCTCACCGAAATTCCAAAGATGCTTGAGTACGCAAAATTGTACGCAAAAGTAGACTCCATCTGGTGCAGCAGAGTTTACCGTTTAGGAGCGGATGTTAAACGCTCCGCCCTACGCCATTACCTGGGGCGCGGATTTGCCACCCTGGTGGGTGAACTACTCCATATCAAAAGCTACGACTCCCAATGCGGAGCCAAGCTCTTTAAACCTGCGACGATCCAAAACGCCTTCGGAGAAAAATTCATCGGCAAATGGGTCTTTGACGTCGAAATTCTTTTACGTCTAAAAAACTTTGAAGTGATTGAGTACCCAGTCACGGAGTGGCATGACGTTCCCGGATCAAAAGTAAAAATCCATCGCGAAATTTTCCGCGTCTTCTGGGAAATCCTAAAAATCCGAAAAAAATATATCAAGAATTAA
- a CDS encoding GDP-mannose 4,6-dehydratase — MSSDFWRGRRVFITGHTGFRGSHLALSLRTAGANVFGFSLSPSTNPNFFEVANVGQGMNSTFGDVRDVAALKAALEYSHAEVVFHLAGGGGLRESWDKVAETYSSQIMGTVNLLECLRETATVRSVVMLSSDKVYRPLPGHAAVEEDPLTGSAPAATGKACADLILESYLKGVFAPEKYNKHKIALATARMGSVVGGGDFSTDSLIWQLAQATQSGLDLPLKNPESIRPWMHVDDAVNALMTLGQALLDRGPRASGAWNFGVGVDHQLSVGQMAEAFRAEYRGGNAAEYKLQTSGSVHGLLNSEKARTELGWSLKDSLAQAISKTAVWYKGYFA; from the coding sequence ATGAGTTCTGATTTCTGGCGGGGCCGCAGAGTTTTCATCACCGGTCACACGGGATTTCGCGGCAGCCACTTGGCGCTCTCTCTAAGAACAGCGGGCGCGAACGTTTTTGGTTTTTCCTTATCTCCTTCTACAAATCCTAATTTCTTTGAAGTGGCGAATGTGGGGCAAGGTATGAACTCCACTTTTGGGGATGTTCGTGATGTTGCCGCTTTGAAAGCGGCTCTTGAGTACTCCCACGCGGAAGTTGTTTTTCATTTGGCCGGCGGCGGTGGATTGCGTGAGTCTTGGGATAAGGTGGCAGAGACTTACTCGTCGCAAATCATGGGAACTGTAAATCTGCTGGAGTGTCTTCGTGAGACGGCGACGGTTCGTTCGGTGGTGATGTTGTCTTCGGATAAGGTGTATCGTCCTTTACCAGGGCATGCTGCCGTTGAAGAAGATCCTTTGACGGGCAGCGCGCCAGCGGCGACAGGTAAAGCTTGTGCCGATTTAATTCTTGAGTCTTATCTTAAAGGTGTTTTTGCTCCTGAAAAATACAATAAACACAAAATTGCACTGGCGACGGCTCGTATGGGTTCGGTTGTTGGTGGTGGTGATTTTTCCACTGACAGTTTGATTTGGCAGTTGGCTCAAGCGACTCAGTCGGGTCTTGATTTGCCTTTGAAAAATCCGGAGTCTATTCGTCCTTGGATGCATGTTGATGATGCGGTAAACGCTTTAATGACGTTAGGTCAAGCGTTGTTGGATCGTGGTCCTCGCGCCTCCGGAGCTTGGAATTTTGGTGTGGGTGTTGATCATCAACTATCCGTGGGGCAAATGGCTGAGGCTTTTAGGGCTGAGTATCGCGGTGGAAATGCGGCAGAGTACAAGTTGCAAACTTCGGGTTCAGTTCATGGATTATTGAATAGCGAGAAGGCTCGCACAGAGCTTGGGTGGTCATTAAAGGACTCTTTGGCGCAGGCTATTTCTAAAACGGCTGTTTGGTATAAGGGCTATTTTGCTTAA
- a CDS encoding glycosyltransferase — MEPLGLADLFSTLTYLVVIATSIFIVDDLFIDFVAFVKRLGPLQLTIKALQKMKRLPQKHIAIMIANWKEAEVIGPMIRGNIRGIDYDNYTFFLGVYPNDTATWEEARRLEQLYPDKVVVVVNSEPGPTSKGQMLNEITRQIIAAENETGEKMDLFLLQDSEDVLHPHAFTLLNQFSREADFIQIPVFSFDVPKTSLVGGVYIDEFSESHTKDLLVRQALGAAIPSAGVGTCMSRDFVRSVMSRQDGQLMKEDTLTEDYHLGITAKPMGFKSRFVCAQIVDEDGKQEFIATREYFPDKFAASVRQKSRWTLGIAYQGLANIQWSGGIVDRYFLLRDRKGPACGVLTVLSLVVLLGMIITQAANGEFPPLLQTQFFSMLLTFNAAAMFLRIVQRMLAVHRVNDFSQATMVPVRWLVANAVNVLAALKAHRQYRESQRTGQRPVWIKTEHQMPAHFGVELAEVEVQLK; from the coding sequence ATGGAGCCTCTGGGACTTGCCGATCTTTTTTCAACGTTGACTTATCTTGTAGTGATTGCGACCAGCATCTTTATCGTTGATGATCTATTCATCGATTTTGTTGCCTTCGTGAAGCGTTTAGGTCCATTGCAGTTAACCATAAAGGCGCTTCAAAAAATGAAACGCCTTCCGCAAAAACATATTGCGATCATGATCGCGAATTGGAAGGAAGCGGAAGTTATCGGTCCTATGATCCGCGGCAATATTCGTGGTATCGATTATGACAACTATACTTTCTTTTTAGGGGTTTACCCGAACGATACAGCCACATGGGAGGAAGCACGCCGTTTAGAGCAGCTTTATCCCGACAAAGTTGTGGTCGTTGTGAACTCAGAACCTGGGCCCACTTCAAAGGGACAAATGTTAAATGAAATCACTCGGCAAATCATTGCAGCAGAAAATGAGACGGGCGAAAAAATGGATCTGTTTCTGCTTCAGGATTCTGAAGATGTTTTGCATCCCCACGCATTTACCTTACTAAACCAGTTCAGCCGCGAGGCTGATTTTATTCAAATTCCCGTGTTCTCATTCGATGTTCCCAAAACTTCCTTGGTCGGTGGAGTGTACATTGACGAATTCAGTGAATCTCATACAAAGGATCTTTTGGTGCGTCAGGCTCTTGGTGCGGCGATTCCATCGGCCGGGGTGGGTACATGTATGTCTCGGGACTTCGTTCGCTCGGTGATGAGTCGCCAAGATGGTCAACTGATGAAAGAAGACACCTTGACCGAAGATTATCACTTGGGGATCACAGCAAAACCCATGGGATTTAAATCGCGCTTTGTCTGTGCTCAGATCGTTGATGAGGATGGCAAGCAAGAATTCATCGCCACTCGTGAATACTTCCCTGATAAATTTGCGGCAAGTGTTCGTCAAAAATCGCGTTGGACTTTGGGGATTGCTTATCAAGGACTAGCAAATATTCAGTGGTCCGGAGGAATTGTCGATCGCTATTTTCTTTTACGTGATCGCAAGGGGCCGGCATGCGGGGTTTTAACCGTTTTATCTTTGGTGGTTCTGCTTGGAATGATTATCACTCAGGCCGCGAATGGAGAGTTTCCACCGCTTTTGCAGACCCAGTTTTTTTCAATGCTATTAACTTTTAATGCCGCGGCCATGTTTTTACGAATCGTTCAAAGAATGCTGGCTGTTCACCGCGTGAATGATTTCAGTCAAGCCACGATGGTTCCCGTGCGTTGGCTGGTCGCCAATGCAGTCAATGTCCTTGCAGCCTTGAAGGCTCATCGTCAATACCGTGAAAGTCAGCGCACGGGTCAAAGACCTGTCTGGATCAAAACAGAGCATCAAATGCCGGCCCATTTTGGAGTCGAGCTTGCAGAGGTCGAGGTTCAACTGAAATGA
- the pstB gene encoding phosphate ABC transporter ATP-binding protein PstB: protein MSNELVLRAEVKDLVFSYGEKKVLNGITLPIYENRVTALIGPSGCGKTTLLRCFNRMHDLYANAHYQGEITLHPDGINILGKDIDPMEVRMRIGMVFQKPNPFPKSIYENVAYGLKVRGVKKKAFIEERVEKSLQQAGLWTEVKDRLNSSATALSGGQQQRLCIARALATEPEILLLDEPTSALDPISTRHIEELIQELRKDVTIAIVTHSLHQAARVSDYTAFMYLGDLIEFGGSDQVFTNPKDQKTENYITGRFG, encoded by the coding sequence AATTAGTACTAAGAGCGGAAGTTAAAGATCTTGTTTTCTCTTATGGAGAAAAAAAGGTGCTTAATGGCATCACTCTTCCGATTTATGAAAATCGCGTGACGGCTTTGATCGGACCTTCGGGGTGCGGTAAGACGACACTTCTTCGTTGTTTCAATCGTATGCACGATCTTTATGCGAATGCTCACTATCAAGGTGAGATCACATTGCATCCCGACGGCATCAATATCTTGGGTAAAGACATCGATCCAATGGAAGTGCGCATGCGTATCGGAATGGTTTTCCAAAAACCAAATCCATTCCCAAAGAGTATTTACGAAAACGTGGCGTACGGCCTAAAAGTTCGCGGCGTTAAAAAGAAAGCCTTCATCGAAGAACGTGTCGAAAAATCTTTGCAACAAGCAGGTCTTTGGACGGAAGTTAAAGATCGTTTGAATTCTTCAGCGACCGCACTTTCCGGCGGGCAACAACAGCGACTTTGCATCGCTCGCGCGTTGGCGACGGAGCCTGAAATTTTGCTTTTAGATGAGCCAACTTCTGCTCTTGATCCGATTTCCACTCGTCATATCGAAGAACTTATTCAAGAGCTTCGTAAAGATGTGACTATCGCGATCGTCACACACAGTCTGCATCAAGCAGCGCGTGTTTCAGATTACACAGCCTTTATGTACTTAGGTGATTTGATTGAATTTGGCGGTAGTGATCAGGTCTTTACGAATCCGAAGGATCAGAAGACAGAAAACTACATCACAGGCCGTTTCGGGTAA